The Blautia hydrogenotrophica DSM 10507 genome window below encodes:
- the tilS gene encoding tRNA lysidine(34) synthetase TilS, with translation MEKVGEKMEEKVWQFIQKHHMLEAGDRIVAGISGGGDSMALLFLLLKFRERCGYEVCAVHVNHGIRGDEAFRDETLVTKYCADRNVDCEVFHCSVPEAVKKYGWSEEEAGRILRRQAYEQVLRQWKGNKVALAHHQNDQAETMLHNLSRGCGLRGIRGMLPVQNGMIRPFLCIERREIDHYLKEKKIPYRTDSTNFSDQYIRNRIRKHVVEYLERNVNSKTVSHMAWTAGIAAQAEEYLCGQGERILAQYGELLPGEIRISDDCLGEPSILRMYGFLQALEKVSGYRKDLSGEHLEQISRLFQKETGKQVSLPGGTTAVRVYGGIIIRKTVKEKVETRKKMWTLPVPGRIQCGKAFWETRIFSYESQKIPEKAYTKWFDYDRIKKTLQIRNRRPGDRIMVTAQGGRKKLKDYFIDEKIPREQRDELILLAEEEEVLWIVGKRISEAYKITEFTKRVLEVKYQGGREVE, from the coding sequence GAGGCGGGGACTCTATGGCCCTGCTTTTTCTGCTGCTGAAGTTTCGGGAGCGCTGCGGTTATGAGGTGTGCGCGGTTCATGTCAATCATGGTATCAGAGGGGATGAGGCTTTTAGAGATGAGACTCTGGTGACGAAATACTGTGCCGACAGAAATGTGGACTGCGAGGTTTTTCATTGTTCTGTGCCGGAAGCTGTAAAAAAATACGGGTGGAGTGAGGAAGAGGCCGGCCGGATTTTGCGCAGACAGGCCTATGAACAGGTGTTGAGGCAGTGGAAGGGGAACAAAGTCGCTCTGGCTCATCACCAGAACGATCAGGCGGAGACAATGCTGCATAATTTGTCCAGGGGCTGCGGCCTTCGGGGAATCCGAGGGATGCTGCCAGTGCAGAACGGGATGATTCGCCCATTTCTTTGTATAGAACGAAGAGAAATTGATCATTATCTAAAGGAGAAAAAAATTCCTTATCGAACGGACAGCACAAATTTTTCAGATCAGTATATTCGGAACCGAATCAGGAAGCATGTAGTAGAATATTTGGAAAGAAATGTGAATTCTAAAACGGTTTCCCATATGGCCTGGACGGCAGGGATAGCGGCTCAGGCAGAGGAATATCTGTGCGGACAGGGAGAACGGATTTTGGCCCAATACGGAGAACTTTTGCCGGGGGAGATTCGAATTTCGGATGATTGTCTGGGAGAGCCTTCTATTCTCCGAATGTATGGATTTTTGCAGGCTTTGGAAAAAGTCAGCGGCTATCGCAAGGATTTGTCAGGAGAACATCTGGAACAAATTTCGAGGTTGTTTCAAAAAGAGACTGGAAAACAGGTGAGTCTTCCAGGGGGGACAACTGCGGTTCGGGTTTACGGTGGGATTATCATCCGGAAAACAGTGAAAGAGAAAGTGGAAACGCGAAAAAAAATGTGGACACTGCCGGTTCCAGGGAGAATTCAATGTGGAAAAGCCTTTTGGGAGACCAGAATTTTTTCCTATGAATCCCAGAAGATTCCAGAAAAGGCATATACGAAATGGTTTGATTATGATAGAATAAAAAAAACTCTGCAAATTCGAAATCGAAGACCAGGGGACCGGATTATGGTGACAGCCCAAGGCGGAAGAAAGAAATTAAAAGATTATTTTATAGATGAGAAAATTCCGCGAGAGCAAAGAGATGAGCTGATTCTTCTGGCAGAAGAAGAGGAAGTTCTATGGATTGTGGGAAAGAGGATCAGCGAGGCTTATAAGATCACTGAGTTTACGAAGAGAGTGCTAGAGGTAAAATACCAAGGAGGACGGGAAGTTGAGTGA
- the hpt gene encoding hypoxanthine phosphoribosyltransferase: MSEKISVLITEEEVERRIKEIGAKISRDYAGKELHLICVLKGGVFFTCELAKRITVPVSLDFMSVSSYGDDTKSSGVVRIVKDLDQPLEGKDVMIVEDIIDSGRTLSYLIKVLKGRNPDSLRLCTLLDKPDRRVKEVKVDYCCFEIPDEFVVGYGLDYAQKYRNLPFIGVVESR, translated from the coding sequence TTGAGTGAGAAGATAAGTGTGTTAATCACTGAGGAAGAGGTAGAGCGCAGAATAAAGGAGATCGGAGCAAAGATCAGCCGGGATTATGCGGGAAAAGAGCTGCACTTAATCTGCGTCTTAAAAGGCGGCGTTTTTTTTACCTGTGAGCTGGCAAAGAGGATTACAGTTCCGGTGAGTCTGGATTTTATGTCGGTATCCAGCTACGGAGACGATACGAAATCCAGCGGAGTTGTGCGTATTGTGAAGGATTTAGATCAGCCTCTGGAGGGAAAGGATGTCATGATTGTGGAGGATATCATTGATTCTGGGCGGACTTTGAGTTATCTAATCAAGGTATTAAAGGGCAGGAATCCTGACAGCTTGCGGCTGTGTACGCTTTTAGATAAACCAGACCGGAGAGTCAAAGAGGTGAAGGTGGACTATTGTTGTTTTGAGATTCCAGACGAATTTGTGGTAGGTTATGGTCTGGACTATGCACAGAAATATAGGAACCTTCCCTTTATTGGTGTGGTGGAGAGCAGATGA
- the ftsH gene encoding ATP-dependent zinc metalloprotease FtsH, which translates to MMIAGYLYLNEQINDQSSYTLEQMEKALDENQVSQVSIHQNRQVPTGRVSVELKNGEQRQFYVTDVKEVEEILRDSSIDPVISDVPQDSVFMSTVFPSLLVAGIVIFVFMWMNRQMSGGGGGSNAKMMNFGKSRAKMTSPDEKKVTFSNVAGLDEEKEDLQEVVDFLKAPQKYTKVGARIPKGVLLVGPPGTGKTLLAKAVAGEAGVPFFSISGSDFVEMFVGVGASRVRDLFEDGKKHAPCIIFIDEIDAVARQRGTGMGGGHDEREQTLNQLLVEMDGFGVNEGIIVMAATNRVDILDPAILRPGRFDRKVGVGRPDVKGREEILKVHAHDKPLGDDVDLKQIAQTTAGFTGADLENLLNEAAIGAAKQNRGYLVQADIKGAFTKVAIGAEKKSKLISEKEKRITAYHEAGHAILFHLLPDVGPVYTISIIPTGIGYTMPLPENDEMFNTKQKMLQDITVLLGGRVAEEIIFGDITTGASNDIKRATSTAHAMVTKYGMSEKVGLVVYGNDGDEVFIGRDLAHTRGYSEDVAKTIDSEVHSIVEDCHEKAREMIMSHEEVLHKCAKLLLEKEKIHRDEFEALFTEEKGVVLEK; encoded by the coding sequence ATGATGATTGCAGGCTATTTGTACTTAAATGAACAGATTAATGATCAGAGCAGCTATACACTGGAACAGATGGAGAAGGCTCTCGATGAAAATCAGGTGTCACAGGTGAGCATCCACCAGAATCGGCAGGTTCCCACCGGAAGAGTGAGCGTGGAGCTGAAAAATGGCGAGCAGAGACAGTTCTATGTGACGGACGTCAAGGAAGTAGAGGAGATTCTGAGGGATTCCTCCATCGACCCTGTGATCTCCGATGTGCCTCAGGATAGTGTATTTATGTCTACAGTATTTCCATCTCTGTTAGTGGCGGGTATCGTTATCTTCGTCTTTATGTGGATGAATCGTCAGATGTCCGGCGGAGGCGGCGGGAGCAATGCAAAGATGATGAACTTTGGAAAGAGCCGCGCAAAGATGACAAGCCCGGATGAGAAAAAGGTGACTTTCAGCAATGTGGCAGGGCTGGATGAGGAGAAAGAAGACCTCCAGGAAGTCGTCGACTTCCTAAAGGCGCCCCAGAAGTATACCAAGGTTGGAGCTAGAATTCCGAAAGGAGTCCTGTTGGTGGGCCCTCCTGGAACTGGAAAAACTCTGCTGGCAAAAGCAGTAGCAGGTGAAGCAGGGGTTCCGTTCTTTTCCATTTCCGGTTCAGATTTCGTAGAGATGTTTGTCGGCGTGGGCGCTTCGAGAGTCCGTGATTTGTTCGAGGACGGCAAGAAACACGCTCCCTGTATTATTTTCATTGATGAGATTGACGCTGTCGCCAGACAGAGAGGAACTGGAATGGGCGGAGGTCATGACGAGAGGGAGCAGACGTTGAATCAGCTTTTGGTGGAAATGGATGGCTTCGGAGTCAATGAGGGCATCATAGTCATGGCGGCCACAAACCGCGTGGACATTTTGGACCCGGCGATTTTAAGGCCTGGACGTTTTGACAGAAAAGTAGGTGTTGGACGGCCGGATGTGAAGGGCAGAGAAGAGATTCTGAAGGTTCACGCCCATGATAAACCTTTGGGAGATGATGTGGACTTAAAACAGATCGCTCAGACCACCGCGGGATTCACCGGCGCGGATTTGGAGAACCTTTTGAACGAGGCAGCCATCGGGGCAGCTAAGCAGAATCGAGGATATCTGGTACAGGCAGATATTAAAGGCGCGTTTACCAAGGTCGCCATTGGAGCGGAAAAAAAGAGCAAGCTGATCTCAGAAAAAGAGAAGAGGATTACTGCATATCACGAGGCAGGCCATGCGATTTTGTTTCACCTACTGCCGGATGTGGGGCCAGTCTATACGATTTCTATCATTCCTACAGGGATCGGCTATACAATGCCTCTGCCTGAGAACGATGAGATGTTTAATACAAAACAGAAAATGCTTCAGGATATCACTGTTCTGCTGGGAGGACGCGTGGCAGAGGAGATTATCTTCGGGGATATCACGACGGGGGCTTCCAATGATATCAAGCGGGCGACAAGTACTGCTCACGCCATGGTGACGAAGTACGGAATGTCGGAAAAAGTGGGATTGGTGGTCTATGGAAATGACGGCGATGAAGTGTTCATCGGAAGAGACCTGGCTCACACGAGAGGCTACAGTGAGGATGTGGCGAAAACGATCGACAGCGAAGTGCACAGTATTGTGGAGGATTGCCACGAAAAGGCACGAGAGATGATTATGTCCCACGAAGAAGTGCTCCATAAGTGTGCGAAGCTTCTCCTGGAAAAGGAAAAGATTCACAGAGACGAATTTGAAGCACTTTTCACAGAGGAAAAAGGTGTGGTTTTAGAGAAGTAG
- a CDS encoding glycoside hydrolase family 13 protein — MNSRDLDPIITQQYILQMRPVFNKDALFSDGSKYYRIPMEPEIGEEVKIRFRTLRNNVDNVYLIHDHEATQMYISRTDKGFDYYTAKISLGEKECRYYFEIHSGQLTCYYHKLGVCLEPQEENAFVIRPGFKTPDWAKGAVFYQIYVDRFCNGDKTNDVETREYFYIGDYSVKVDDWEKLPAMMGVREFYGGDLQGILNKLDYLQDLGVEVLYLNPIFVSPSNHKYDCQDYDYVDPHYGKIVSDGGECLHEGDRENIRATKYIQRVTNKENLEASNQLLARLVEEVHARGMRIILDGVFNHCGSFNKWMDRERIYEGQEGYPKGAYVSADSPYRSYFKFFDESRWPYNPTYDGWWAFDTLPKLNYENSPELYQYILDIGKKWVSPPYNTDGWRLDVAADLGYGNEFNHRFWKDFRKAVKEANPEAIILAEHYGDSRGWLRGDEWDTVMNYDAFMEPVTWFLTGMEKHSDEYRHDLLGNSDAFIGAMKTHMSNFHTGSLQTAMNELSNHDHSRFLTRTNRKVGRVQHLGHYAAEEGINPAVMREAVVIQMTWPGAPTVYYGDEVGVCGFTDPDNRRTYPWGRENQELLAFHKIMIQLHKKYEVLKSGSLLFLQNGYQTLSYGRFSFDEQVIVSVNNDEKENEVEIPVWNVGISRFYNEDLRQLVMTTREGFTVEPITCTAIAGVLRLKLPAYSAVVLYHKD; from the coding sequence ATGAATTCAAGGGATTTAGATCCTATCATTACTCAGCAATATATATTACAGATGCGTCCAGTGTTTAACAAGGACGCTTTATTTAGCGATGGAAGTAAGTATTATAGAATACCGATGGAGCCGGAAATTGGAGAAGAGGTAAAAATTCGTTTTCGAACTCTGCGCAACAACGTGGATAATGTCTACTTAATTCATGACCATGAGGCTACGCAGATGTATATCAGCAGGACGGATAAGGGTTTTGATTACTACACGGCGAAGATTTCCCTGGGAGAGAAAGAGTGCCGTTATTATTTTGAGATTCATTCTGGGCAGCTTACCTGTTATTACCACAAACTGGGGGTCTGTCTGGAGCCCCAAGAAGAAAATGCTTTTGTGATACGGCCAGGTTTTAAAACTCCTGACTGGGCCAAAGGGGCTGTTTTCTATCAGATTTATGTGGACCGTTTCTGCAACGGTGACAAAACCAACGATGTGGAGACCAGGGAGTATTTTTACATTGGTGACTACAGTGTGAAGGTTGACGATTGGGAAAAGTTGCCGGCTATGATGGGCGTCAGAGAGTTCTATGGTGGAGACTTGCAGGGAATCCTAAATAAATTGGACTATTTGCAGGATTTGGGAGTAGAGGTACTCTATTTGAATCCGATTTTTGTATCTCCGAGTAACCATAAATACGACTGTCAGGACTATGACTATGTAGACCCTCACTATGGGAAAATTGTCAGCGACGGCGGGGAATGTCTTCACGAGGGAGACCGAGAAAATATACGTGCGACAAAATATATTCAGCGGGTGACTAATAAGGAAAATCTAGAGGCCAGCAATCAGCTTTTAGCTCGGTTGGTGGAGGAGGTTCATGCCCGTGGAATGAGAATTATCTTAGACGGAGTGTTCAACCACTGTGGTTCTTTCAATAAGTGGATGGATCGGGAGAGAATCTACGAAGGTCAGGAAGGGTACCCTAAGGGGGCGTATGTGTCTGCGGATAGCCCTTACCGTTCTTATTTTAAGTTTTTTGATGAGAGCAGATGGCCTTATAACCCTACCTATGATGGATGGTGGGCTTTTGATACCCTTCCGAAGCTCAACTATGAAAATTCACCAGAATTGTATCAGTATATTTTGGATATTGGAAAGAAATGGGTATCTCCGCCCTATAATACAGACGGATGGCGCCTGGATGTGGCGGCAGATTTAGGATATGGGAATGAGTTTAATCACCGATTTTGGAAAGATTTTCGCAAAGCTGTGAAAGAGGCAAATCCAGAAGCAATTATTTTAGCAGAGCACTATGGAGATTCCAGAGGATGGCTGCGGGGAGATGAATGGGACACGGTGATGAACTACGATGCGTTTATGGAGCCAGTGACCTGGTTTCTGACAGGTATGGAGAAACACAGCGACGAGTATCGGCATGATCTTCTAGGAAACAGTGATGCTTTTATCGGCGCGATGAAAACGCATATGTCGAATTTTCACACAGGTTCTTTGCAGACGGCAATGAATGAACTGTCAAACCATGATCATTCCAGGTTTTTGACGAGAACAAACCGGAAGGTGGGAAGAGTTCAGCATCTTGGGCACTATGCGGCAGAAGAGGGGATTAATCCGGCGGTGATGCGCGAAGCGGTGGTAATTCAGATGACATGGCCGGGGGCACCTACTGTCTATTACGGAGATGAGGTAGGTGTCTGTGGGTTTACCGATCCTGACAATCGGCGTACTTACCCTTGGGGAAGAGAGAACCAGGAACTTTTGGCCTTTCATAAGATAATGATTCAGCTTCACAAAAAGTATGAAGTGCTGAAGTCAGGTTCTCTACTATTTTTGCAGAATGGATATCAAACGCTGAGTTATGGAAGATTTTCCTTTGATGAGCAGGTGATTGTTTCTGTCAACAACGATGAGAAAGAAAATGAAGTGGAAATTCCTGTCTGGAATGTAGGAATTTCGAGATTTTACAATGAGGATTTGAGACAATTGGTGATGACTACCAGAGAGGGATTTACGGTGGAACCGATTACCTGTACGGCCATCGCAGGAGTTTTGCGGCTAAAGCTTCCGGCTTACAGTGCGGTTGTACTCTATCATAAGGACTAA
- a CDS encoding aspartate kinase: MRKVVKFGGSSLANAQQFKKVGDIIHSDASRRYVVPSAPGKRYSDDVKVTDMLYGCYALAAAGKEFANELKVIKERYNEIIDGLELNMSLDEEFQVIEENFKNKAGEDYAASRGEYLNGKIMAVYLGYEFVDPSEGICFDENGNFLAEKTQELMGKRLSVCENAVVPGFYGAKPDGTIKTFSRGGSDVTGSIVASAIHADLYENWTDVSGFLITDPRIVKDPESIETITYRELRELSYMGATVLHEDAIFPVRKEGIPINIKNTNAPQDPGTMIVESTCKKPKYTITGIAGKKGFCSINIEKSMMNSEIGFGRKVLEAFENCGVSFEHMPSGIDTLTVYVHQEEFEDKEQQVIAAIHRAVQPDFVEMESDLALLAVVGRGMKSSSGTAGKIFEALAKEKVNVKMIDQGSSELNIIIGIEDRDFNTAIKAIYRAFVENK; the protein is encoded by the coding sequence ATGAGAAAAGTGGTAAAATTCGGAGGAAGTTCGCTGGCCAATGCTCAGCAGTTTAAAAAAGTCGGTGATATTATCCACAGTGATGCCAGCAGGCGGTATGTGGTGCCGTCCGCACCTGGAAAGCGTTACTCAGATGACGTGAAAGTGACGGATATGCTGTATGGATGTTATGCGCTTGCGGCAGCGGGCAAAGAGTTTGCCAATGAATTGAAGGTAATAAAAGAAAGATATAATGAGATCATTGATGGGCTGGAACTGAATATGTCTCTGGACGAGGAATTTCAGGTGATCGAGGAAAACTTTAAAAATAAGGCGGGTGAAGACTACGCAGCTTCCAGAGGGGAATATCTCAATGGAAAAATTATGGCAGTTTATTTGGGATATGAGTTCGTGGACCCGTCGGAAGGAATTTGCTTTGATGAAAATGGAAACTTTTTAGCTGAAAAAACCCAGGAACTGATGGGGAAAAGGCTGAGTGTCTGTGAAAATGCAGTGGTGCCTGGATTCTATGGGGCTAAACCAGACGGGACAATTAAGACCTTTTCCAGAGGTGGTTCGGATGTAACTGGCTCTATTGTGGCCAGCGCTATTCATGCAGATCTGTATGAAAATTGGACGGATGTATCAGGATTTTTGATAACCGATCCAAGAATCGTAAAAGACCCAGAATCCATCGAGACGATTACTTACAGAGAATTAAGAGAACTGTCCTATATGGGGGCTACGGTCCTCCATGAAGATGCGATTTTCCCAGTGCGCAAAGAAGGTATACCGATCAATATCAAAAATACCAATGCTCCACAGGATCCAGGAACGATGATTGTGGAAAGTACATGCAAAAAGCCGAAGTATACCATCACAGGTATTGCGGGTAAAAAAGGCTTCTGTTCTATCAATATTGAGAAGTCAATGATGAATTCGGAGATTGGTTTTGGCAGAAAAGTGTTGGAAGCTTTTGAAAACTGCGGAGTTTCCTTTGAACATATGCCCTCAGGGATTGACACGTTGACTGTTTACGTTCACCAGGAGGAATTCGAAGATAAAGAGCAACAGGTGATTGCAGCAATTCATCGGGCTGTTCAGCCAGATTTTGTGGAGATGGAATCAGATTTGGCTTTGCTTGCAGTCGTAGGCCGTGGAATGAAATCCAGCAGTGGTACAGCAGGTAAAATCTTTGAAGCATTGGCAAAAGAAAAAGTCAATGTGAAGATGATTGACCAGGGTTCTAGTGAACTGAACATTATTATTGGTATAGAAGACCGTGATTTCAATACTGCGATCAAGGCAATTTATAGAGCTTTTGTAGAAAATAAATAG
- a CDS encoding GntR family transcriptional regulator, with product MIILDYQDRRPIYEQVVEKIQLLIVRGVLAPDSQLPSVRKLAMELSINPNTIQRAYAELEQQGFIYPVKGRGNFVSPNAELIQRQKELYYRDLKKIVRLCKKLGISKEELLEQVAAYYEEEGL from the coding sequence ATGATTATATTGGACTATCAAGATAGAAGGCCCATCTATGAACAAGTGGTGGAGAAAATTCAGCTCCTCATAGTCCGAGGAGTTCTTGCTCCGGATAGTCAGCTTCCATCGGTAAGAAAGCTGGCTATGGAGCTGTCTATTAATCCAAACACAATACAGCGGGCTTATGCGGAATTGGAACAGCAAGGGTTCATATACCCTGTCAAAGGCCGGGGGAATTTTGTCTCGCCAAATGCGGAATTGATTCAACGCCAAAAAGAATTATATTACAGGGATTTGAAAAAGATAGTGCGCCTCTGTAAGAAGCTGGGAATTTCCAAAGAAGAATTGCTGGAACAGGTAGCAGCATATTATGAGGAGGAAGGCTTATGA
- a CDS encoding ABC transporter ATP-binding protein: MIEIKEINKRFEDVQAVSDLTMKIVEGEIFGLVGTNGAGKSTLMRMICGILRPDEGEITVDGEQIYENPKMKEQVFYISDDSYFPANATPSAMEEFYRRYYPAFDSTRFYKMLSQFNLKSDRKIHTFSKGMKKQLSLLLGLNANTKYLLCDETFDGLDPVMRQAVKSLMASEILNRNFTPVIASHNLRELEDICDHVGLLHQGGILLSRDLEDMKFHIHKVQCVLTEERMEEQLRKELDILACERQGSLLMITARGTKTEIMERIQSKNPLFCEIIPLTLEEIFISETEVAGYEVKNLLF; encoded by the coding sequence ATGATTGAGATAAAAGAGATAAACAAAAGGTTCGAGGATGTGCAGGCAGTTTCGGATTTGACGATGAAGATAGTAGAAGGGGAAATTTTTGGATTGGTGGGAACCAATGGTGCAGGAAAAAGTACGTTGATGCGGATGATCTGTGGAATCCTCAGACCGGATGAAGGAGAAATCACGGTGGATGGAGAGCAGATTTATGAAAATCCCAAAATGAAAGAGCAGGTATTTTATATATCTGATGATAGCTATTTTCCGGCAAACGCCACGCCCTCAGCGATGGAAGAGTTTTATCGCAGATATTACCCGGCTTTTGACTCCACAAGATTTTATAAAATGCTCTCGCAGTTTAATCTGAAAAGTGACCGGAAAATACATACATTTTCCAAAGGCATGAAAAAGCAGCTCAGTCTGCTTTTGGGGTTGAATGCCAATACCAAATACTTGCTGTGTGACGAGACTTTTGACGGGTTAGACCCTGTGATGCGTCAGGCTGTAAAAAGCCTGATGGCTTCAGAAATTTTAAATAGAAATTTTACACCGGTAATAGCATCTCACAATTTAAGGGAATTAGAGGATATCTGTGACCATGTGGGTCTGCTGCACCAAGGAGGAATTTTGCTGTCGAGAGATTTAGAGGATATGAAGTTCCATATCCACAAAGTTCAATGCGTGCTGACAGAAGAGCGAATGGAGGAACAGCTTAGAAAAGAGTTGGACATCCTGGCATGTGAGAGACAGGGATCTTTACTTATGATTACGGCGAGAGGGACGAAGACAGAAATTATGGAGAGAATTCAGAGCAAAAATCCGCTTTTCTGCGAAATCATCCCGTTAACCTTGGAAGAAATCTTTATCAGCGAAACGGAGGTGGCTGGCTATGAAGTCAAGAATCTTCTCTTCTAG
- a CDS encoding DUF6449 domain-containing protein — MKSRIFSSSMVKENLKQRIWIPALVTVGLIVLYPIYLMIQFDLWCDQKLTYEMIQRGYERFLAVSGMNMHTGIVAVVAGLICAVAGFEYLHSKKKLDCYHSLPVKRGQIYWQHVWAGLLSFIVPLILAVFLAICVGASHGYFSFHFVKLGLLNIVGYSVLFLLVYGVSLLAMMLTGRVLVGILGSCVLLVYMPALMQMFKGYESVFFKTCAAEYAKAGGIFKVLENYGSPLSWWVNVADRNRNGESVLVLLIGGLTVGILLLILNYWIYHRRPTEAAGHSMAFSMAARVIQYFIEIPLVLIMGLIGHEMVIKHQNIWWVISMVVGLVIIHGVIEVIYYADFRKFFRHLGHLGISAVVVAVICVIYKADLIGYDRYLPAQDKLESLDVSSESLTGSYHVHLTKQGDLVTFENHTDSESDYLKLDAGDRMYDLIENTINNLDEKTSENEEIQIQVRYCLKNGKKVYRSYSVMQEALKEAAQTIPKTGQLKEALYPQLEEKSKYVTDIGYENGVYYTVYSQGEIAMKTGQEKNKLLSLLAQDVQEADSSVFEEEPIGVLNVSYSNIISTMFSSDGYGNEALLIYPGFSRTCEYLKELGIEPKDELKLSQIEQINIYQWDEENQEEMETYTNQEDIKKLLPRLKLANTWTAWLDVRDLSRNVEIVLKDKAGSEQNIRYGYYLVPEE, encoded by the coding sequence ATGAAGTCAAGAATCTTCTCTTCTAGTATGGTGAAAGAGAACTTGAAACAACGGATATGGATTCCAGCGCTGGTGACGGTAGGATTGATTGTCTTATATCCAATTTATCTGATGATTCAATTTGATTTGTGGTGTGACCAAAAACTTACTTATGAGATGATTCAGAGAGGATATGAGAGATTTCTGGCTGTCTCAGGAATGAACATGCACACAGGGATTGTGGCAGTGGTGGCAGGATTGATCTGTGCAGTGGCAGGATTTGAATATCTTCATTCTAAGAAGAAGTTGGATTGTTATCACAGCCTTCCGGTCAAGCGAGGACAGATTTATTGGCAGCATGTGTGGGCTGGATTGCTAAGCTTTATCGTACCGCTAATTTTAGCTGTTTTTCTTGCAATTTGCGTGGGAGCTTCACATGGCTATTTCAGTTTTCACTTCGTAAAACTTGGTTTGCTAAATATTGTGGGGTATTCTGTGCTGTTTTTGTTGGTCTATGGGGTCAGTTTACTGGCAATGATGTTGACAGGCAGAGTGTTGGTTGGAATATTGGGTTCCTGCGTACTGCTTGTCTATATGCCTGCGCTTATGCAGATGTTCAAAGGATATGAATCAGTATTTTTCAAGACTTGTGCAGCTGAGTATGCAAAGGCAGGCGGAATTTTCAAGGTGCTGGAAAATTATGGTTCTCCATTGAGCTGGTGGGTAAATGTAGCTGACAGAAATAGAAATGGAGAATCTGTGCTGGTATTGCTGATTGGCGGTTTGACAGTGGGAATTTTGCTTTTGATCTTAAACTATTGGATCTATCACAGGAGACCTACAGAAGCGGCAGGGCATTCTATGGCATTTTCTATGGCAGCGCGTGTCATTCAGTATTTCATTGAAATCCCTCTGGTTTTGATTATGGGACTTATAGGACATGAGATGGTAATAAAGCACCAAAATATTTGGTGGGTAATCTCTATGGTAGTGGGGCTAGTGATTATTCATGGTGTGATAGAAGTGATCTATTATGCGGATTTTCGAAAGTTTTTCAGACATCTGGGTCACCTAGGAATTTCAGCGGTTGTGGTCGCTGTGATCTGTGTGATTTATAAAGCGGATTTGATAGGATATGACCGTTATCTTCCGGCCCAGGATAAGCTAGAAAGTTTGGATGTATCTTCAGAAAGTCTGACAGGGAGTTACCATGTACATTTGACGAAACAAGGAGATCTGGTGACTTTTGAGAATCATACAGATTCCGAAAGTGATTATTTGAAATTGGATGCCGGAGATAGAATGTATGATTTGATTGAGAACACGATAAATAATTTGGATGAAAAAACATCGGAGAACGAGGAGATACAGATTCAAGTACGCTATTGCCTGAAAAACGGAAAGAAGGTATATAGATCCTATAGTGTGATGCAGGAAGCTCTAAAAGAGGCTGCTCAGACTATTCCGAAGACAGGACAGCTGAAAGAGGCGCTTTACCCTCAGTTAGAAGAGAAAAGCAAATATGTGACGGATATCGGCTATGAAAACGGTGTTTATTATACTGTGTACAGTCAAGGTGAAATTGCGATGAAAACCGGCCAGGAAAAGAATAAGCTTTTAAGCTTGCTTGCTCAGGACGTACAGGAAGCAGATAGCTCAGTCTTTGAGGAAGAACCCATAGGCGTTCTCAATGTCTCGTACAGCAATATAATATCCACAATGTTTAGTAGCGATGGGTATGGAAATGAGGCACTACTGATTTATCCAGGATTCAGCAGAACTTGTGAATATCTGAAAGAACTGGGAATTGAGCCAAAGGATGAGTTGAAATTGTCTCAGATCGAACAGATTAATATCTATCAATGGGATGAAGAGAACCAAGAAGAGATGGAGACATATACAAACCAGGAAGATATCAAGAAACTGCTTCCTAGACTGAAGTTGGCGAATACTTGGACAGCATGGTTGGATGTAAGAGATCTCAGTCGGAATGTGGAAATCGTATTAAAGGATAAGGCTGGTTCAGAACAGAATATTCGCTATGGGTATTATTTAGTGCCTGAAGAATAA